The Raphanus sativus cultivar WK10039 chromosome 6, ASM80110v3, whole genome shotgun sequence sequence TCACGGGCTCGAGCTTTTGTTCCTTTTGATGATAACATCAACTTCCATAAGGTAATAATATAAGACAACCTTCCTTTTCTCTTTCTATTTTTCAAGACTCATGATTTTGGAGCCATAAACATTTGTtaagaatttcaaaaaaaaatatatttttctcataATTTAGAACCTAAGTCTATTATAATTTCCAAAAATTTTGGAGGCCACAGCCAATGTTTGACCTCTGTTTTTGTGTTGCAGATAATTGCTTGTGCTATAGTGATTGGAATACTTGTTCATGCTGGTACTCATTTGGCATGTGATTTTCCACGGATTATAAACTCAACTCCAGAAGATTTTGCCTTGATAGCTTCTCCCTTCAATGGTGTAAAGCCTACATTCAAAGACCTGATGACAGGTGCAGAAGGAATCACTGGGATCTCTATGGTGATCTTGACAACCATTGCCTTCACATTAGCATCAACTCATTTCAGGAGAAACCGTGTGAGTCTACCAGCACCACTTGATAGGCTAACTGGCTTTAACGCATTCTGGTacactcatcaccttcttgtgATTGTCTACATTATGCTCATTGTGCACGGGACCTTACTCTTCTTTGCTGATAAGTGGTACCAGAAAACTGTAAGCAGAACCTTTAATCTTATAACCTAAATGGTCAAAATGTCTTGAAACCTAAATGTATTGCTGTTAAAACCTCTCAGACATGGATGTACATCTCGGTTCCTCTATTGCTCTATACAGCAGAACGAAGTATACGAGCTTGTAGGTCCAACCATTACTCTGTCAAAATCCTTAAGGTTTCTATGCTACCAGGGGAAGTACTCAGTATAATCATGTCAAAGCCTCCTGGATTTAAGTACAAGAGTGGTCAGTACATATTCTTGCAATGTCCAACAATATCTAGATTTGAATGGTGAGTGCTGATACCACACTCCTCATGATCTTTACCAAACATCTTGAGTTTTACATATATAGATGTTACCTAAACCTTTCTAGGCACCCTTTTTCTATTACCTCTGCACCAGGAGATGAACAACTCAGTGTTCACATCCGAACACAAGGAGATTGGACAGAGGAGCTACAACGAGTTCTAACTGTAGGCAAAGATCTTTCAACATGCGTGATTGGCCGATCAAAATTCGCTGCCCATTGCAATATTGATTTACAAGAGTAAACTCCAAGACATCTTCTTTGCTTACTCATACTTGCATTACCATACTTAGTTGTATTAACATGCCTTGTTGTTCATGCATTGGCAGCCGACCAAAGTTATTAGTAGACGGTCCATATGGAGCTCCAGCACAAGACTACAGAAGTTATGATGTCTTGCTCCTCATTGGATTGGGAATAGGCGCTACTCCTTTCATAAGTATCCTCAAGGATCTCATGAACAATTCAAGAGATGAACAGATAGTAAGTCTGATTCAGTGAACCACAAATTAAATCTTGTAAGGAACCTTATAGTAGCTATAACTTCATATGTGGTACAGTTGAATGAGTTCAGCAGATCAGATTTCAGCTGGAATAGCTATACATCTTCATATA is a genomic window containing:
- the LOC108808420 gene encoding respiratory burst oxidase homolog protein E; its protein translation is MAVLFVWKFLQYRDKAAFKVMGYCLTTAKGAAETLKLNMALVLLPVCRNTLTWLRSSRARAFVPFDDNINFHKIIACAIVIGILVHAGTHLACDFPRIINSTPEDFALIASPFNGVKPTFKDLMTGAEGITGISMVILTTIAFTLASTHFRRNRVSLPAPLDRLTGFNAFWYTHHLLVIVYIMLIVHGTLLFFADKWYQKTTWMYISVPLLLYTAERSIRACRSNHYSVKILKVSMLPGEVLSIIMSKPPGFKYKSGQYIFLQCPTISRFECRPKLLVDGPYGAPAQDYRSYDVLLLIGLGIGATPFISILKDLMNNSRDEQILNEFSRSDFSWNSYTSSYTTPTQISTQGVEKKAVKAHFYWVTREPGSVEWFRGVMEEISDMDFRGQIELHNYLTSVYDEGDARSTLIKMVQALNHAKHGVDILSGTRVRTHFARPNWKEVFGSIARKHPNSTVGVFYCGIPTVAKELKKQAQEMSQKTTTRFEFHKENF